The Microlunatus antarcticus DNA segment ACGCGCTCATCCAGCTCGACATGAGCGAGTACTCCGAGAAGCACACCGCCTCGCGGCTGTTCGGCTCGCCTCCCGGCTACGTCGGGTACGAGGAGGGCGGCCAGCTCACCGAGAAGGTGCGGCGCAAGCCGTTCAGCGTGGTCCTCTTCGACGAGGTCGAGAAGGCCCACCCGGACATCTTCAACTCGCTGCTGCAGATCCTGGACGAAGGTCGCCTGACCGACGCCCAGGGCCGGGTGGTCGACTTCAAGAACACCGTCATCGTCATGACGACCAACCTGGGCACCCGGGACATCGCCAAGAGCGTGTCCCTGGGGTTCAGTGCCTCGACGAACGCCGAGGGGTCGTACGAGAAGATGAAGGCGAAGGTGGCGGACGAGCTCAAGCAGCACTTCCGCCCCGAGTTCCTGAACCGCGTCGACGAGATCGTCGTGTTCCGCCAGCTCACGCAGGAGGACATCGTCCGGATCGTCGACCTGATGATCGCCCAGGTCGAGCTGCGCCTGAAGGACCGGGACATGGGCATCGAGCTCACGACCGCGGCCAAGGAGCTCGTCGGGGCCCGGGGCTACGACCCCGTGCTCGGCGCCCGTCCGCTGCGCCGCGCGATCCAGCGCGACATCGAGGACCACCTCGCGGAGAAGATCCTCTTCTCCGAGCTCAACCCCGGGGAGATCGTCGTCGTCGACGTCGCCGACCCCGGTTCGGAGAACCCGTTCACCTTCGTCGGCCACAAGCGGGACGCTGCTCCCGACTCGCCGCCGGTGGAGTTCGACGGGATCATCGAAGAGGGGTTCGAGGGCTTCGAGGAGCCCGGCGAGGCCGCCAAGAGCTGATCCTCAGCCGCTAGACCAGCCGAGGCCCGGCACCGTTCCCACGGTGCCGGGCCTCGCTGCGTCTGCACCCGCCCCTTTTCTCGATCCACGCCCCCGGCAGACGTCGAGAAAACGCTGACTCCCGACGTCGTCATCGGCGGTCTGGCGGTCCGGAGTCAGCGGTTTGTCGCGACGAGGGGTGCTGCAGGTCAGGCTCAGGCGGTCTAGGTGATGAGCCTGGTCGCTGCGCGGGTAGGTGCGCGTCACCGACCCAGTCGGTCCAGTAGCTCGCGGGCGCGGTCGACCACCGCAACCGCCAGCTCGCGAAAGGCGGCATCCTCGCTCCGCGGGCGAATGTCGCCCGCCGCTGCCCCGACGTCCTTCTTCGACATGCCCTCGTCGTTCGCGGCTCGTTGGGAGTCCACGGCCGCGTCGTCGTCGCGCCGCCGGTTGGTGTCCATGATCGACGGTATCGCCTAGCGCTGGCGCGAGGTCCGTGCTCGACTCCCCGCCGCGGAGCGCGAAGCCGCTTCGCACCTGTGCGCTCGCGCACCTCGACACGCGGCAGGGAGGTGCGGGGACGCACAGTCACGAGGGCCGCCGCAGACCCTTCCCGGCGTCCGGCTCCGCGGCGGACCAGTGCGTCAGTGCCCGAACGTGTCCGAGTCCGCGAGGTCGACGTCGCCGCCGTCGAGCTCGGCGATCGTCGCCATGTCCTCGTCGGTCAGCTCGAAGGAGAAGATCCCGATGTTCTCCGCGAGGTGGGCGGGGCTGGTGGACTTCGGGATCGCGACGAGGCCCATCTGGACGTGCCAGCGCAGGATGACCTGGGTCGGGGTCATGTCCAGGCGCTCGGCGATGCCGGTGAGCCGGGCGTCCTCCCGGAGCGCGCTGCTGCTGGCCCCGAGCGGGCTCCACGACTCGGTCGCGATGCCGTACGTGTCGTCGATCTCGCGGACCTCGGGGCGGGTGGCGTACGGGCTGAGCTGCACCTGGTTGACGTCGGGGATGATCCCGGTCTCGTCGATGACGCGCTGCAGGTGGGCCGGCTTGAAGTTCGAGACGCCGATGGCCTTGAGGAGACCCTCCTCGCGGAGCGCCTCGAGCCCGCGAACCGCGTCGACGTAGCGGTCCTGGTCGGGGTTCGGCCAGTGGATGAGGAACAGGTCGAGGTAGTCGGTGCCGAGCCGCTCGAGGCTCGCCTCCAGCGCCCGCCGGACCCCGTCGACGCCGTGCCACTCCCGGTTGAGCTTGCTGGTCAGGAAGATCACCGAACGGTCGGCGCCGGAGACCCGAAGGCCTTCGCCGACGCCCTCCTCGTTGTGGTAGTTCTCGGCGGTGTCGATCAGCCGGTAGCCCGCCGCGACCGCCGTCGCCACCTGGCGCACGACCTCCTCGCCGAGGACCGGCGACGTCCCGAGACCGAGCATCGGGATCTCCGCGCCGTGCACGAGCTTGCGGGTGGGCACCGAGGGGGCCGGCGCCTTCGGCAGGTTCTCGGGGTGGGCGGTTTCGTCGGGAGTCAGGGACACGGCCTCAAACTACCGACGGCCCGCCCTGCCCCGGGAGGCGCGTCAACCGGGCAGGGACCAGCGCGGGTCGTCGGCGCCCGTGCGGACGGCGAGGCCGTCCGTGACGAGCGAGGCCAGCGCCCGCTCGCGCTGCACCGGTTCGAGCCAGGCGGTCGCCAGCTCGTCGTGGGCCACCGGCTCGTCGCTGCCGCGCAGCACCGCCAGCAGCGCCCCGCGGCACTGGCGGTCCGTCCCCTCGTACGACTGCCCCCGTCGCGGTGGACCCGCCCAGGCGGGGTAGCCGGCCTGCCGCCACGCGCAGACGTCGATGACCGGGCAGACGTCGCACCGCGGCGCACGGGCCGTGCACACGACGGCGCCGAGCTCCATCGAGGCGACCGCCCAGCGGGCGGCGAGCGCCGGCTCGTCGGGCAGGAACGTCTCCGCCACGGCCACCTCGGCCCGGGTCTGCGCGGCTCCGGGGTAGGCCTCGCCCGCCGCGACCCGGCCGAGGACGCGGCGGACGTTGGTGTCGAGGACGACCGCACGTCGCCCGTACGCGAAGCTCGCCACCGCGGCCGCGGTGTAGGAGCCGACGCCGGGCAGGCTCCGCAGGTCGTCGAGGTCGTCGGGCACCCGCCCGCCGAACCGTTCCGTGATGGCGACCGCCGCCCCGTGCAGGCGCAGCGCACGACGCGGGTAGCCGAGCCGGCCCCAGGCGCGGACGGCGTCGCCCGACGGCGAGGCGGCGAGGTCACCCGGGGTCGGCCACCGCTCGAGCCAGCGCGCCCAGGGCTCGCGGACCCGCTCCACGGGGGTCTGCTGGAGCATGAACTCGCTGACCATCACCCCCCACGGCGAGGTGATGGGCCGGCGCCAGGGCAGGTCGCGCGCGTTGGCGTCGTACCAGGCCACGACCCGAGCGACGATGTGGTCCGGCACCGGGCGAACGTACCTGTTCGTGATGTTCCGTCGGGCGCGGCGAGCCTGACGGCGGGCGGCGCCCGCGCTGCTTAACCTCCCCGTTATGAGCAGCGTCCTGCACCCGGTCGGGCCGGAGCCACGCGAGCGCTACTGGGTCCGGCGGCTGGCCGTCCTGATCGCCGCCGTCGTCGCCATCGGGATCGTCATCGCCCTGGTCGGCAACGCGATGAGCGCCGGATCCGCGGTGCAGGCCGAGCCGGCACCGCCCTCGGTCGTCGCGCCGACCCTGCCGCCGGTCACCCCGTCCGCGAGCCCTTCCGTGGACGTGACCGCCTCCCCGACGCCCGGGAGCACGGACACCCCGACGGCTGGCACCACCGCGAGCCCGACCCCCGGCGCGGCCACGACCAGGCCGAGCGCGTCGGCCTCGCCGACCGACGGCAGCGTCGTGACGCCCAAGCCGGGCCAGAAGACGAAGACGGAGAAGGCCACGCCGCCGACCGCGGCGGAGAAGAAGAAGGCGGAGGCCGCGGCCGAGGCCAAGAAGGCGGCGGCCAAGAAGAAGGCGAAGGCCACGGTGCTCGCCACCTGCCCGACCGACGACCTCCGTCCGACCCTGACCGGGCCGAAGAAGGTCAAGGCCAAGAAGTCCGCGACCTTCGCGGTCTCGCTGATCAACGGCTCCAGCAAGTCCTGCTACCTCAAGGTCACGAACGCGAACTACACGCTGACGATCGTGTCCGGCAAGGACAAGATCTGGTCGACCGAGGACTGCCCGGCCGCCGTGCCCGCGCAGAGCCGCAAGCTGACGTCGCAGAAGTCGCTGGACTGGAAGATCAAGTGGAACGGCCAGCGTTCCGGGGACGGGTGCAGCAAGGAGCGCGAGGCCCCCAAGGCCGGCTACTACTGGGCGATCGCCAACTTCGACGACGCCAAAGAGGTGCGCTGGCGGATCATCCTGACCTAGGCGGTCAGGAGCACGGTCCGGTGCCGCTCAGTCGAGACGGTCGCTGTACGCGGCGTCGGCCAGGCGGAGCAGGCCGTCGCGGATGACCCGGGCGCGGCTCTCGCCGACCCCGTCCACGTCCTGCAGCTCGGCGATGCTCGCCCCGAAGAGGGCCTGCAGGTTGCCGAAGTGCTCGATCAGCCGGACGCCGAGGGCGGCGGGGAGCCGGCTGATCTGCGCCACCTGACGGAAGCCCCGGCTCACGACGCGGGCGTCGAGGTTGATGACGGGCCCGAAGCCGAGCGTCCGGGCCACGACCGCGGGCTCC contains these protein-coding regions:
- a CDS encoding aldo/keto reductase encodes the protein MSLTPDETAHPENLPKAPAPSVPTRKLVHGAEIPMLGLGTSPVLGEEVVRQVATAVAAGYRLIDTAENYHNEEGVGEGLRVSGADRSVIFLTSKLNREWHGVDGVRRALEASLERLGTDYLDLFLIHWPNPDQDRYVDAVRGLEALREEGLLKAIGVSNFKPAHLQRVIDETGIIPDVNQVQLSPYATRPEVREIDDTYGIATESWSPLGASSSALREDARLTGIAERLDMTPTQVILRWHVQMGLVAIPKSTSPAHLAENIGIFSFELTDEDMATIAELDGGDVDLADSDTFGH
- a CDS encoding HhH-GPD family protein, whose amino-acid sequence is MPDHIVARVVAWYDANARDLPWRRPITSPWGVMVSEFMLQQTPVERVREPWARWLERWPTPGDLAASPSGDAVRAWGRLGYPRRALRLHGAAVAITERFGGRVPDDLDDLRSLPGVGSYTAAAVASFAYGRRAVVLDTNVRRVLGRVAAGEAYPGAAQTRAEVAVAETFLPDEPALAARWAVASMELGAVVCTARAPRCDVCPVIDVCAWRQAGYPAWAGPPRRGQSYEGTDRQCRGALLAVLRGSDEPVAHDELATAWLEPVQRERALASLVTDGLAVRTGADDPRWSLPG
- a CDS encoding RodZ family helix-turn-helix domain-containing protein; translation: MSSVLHPVGPEPRERYWVRRLAVLIAAVVAIGIVIALVGNAMSAGSAVQAEPAPPSVVAPTLPPVTPSASPSVDVTASPTPGSTDTPTAGTTASPTPGAATTRPSASASPTDGSVVTPKPGQKTKTEKATPPTAAEKKKAEAAAEAKKAAAKKKAKATVLATCPTDDLRPTLTGPKKVKAKKSATFAVSLINGSSKSCYLKVTNANYTLTIVSGKDKIWSTEDCPAAVPAQSRKLTSQKSLDWKIKWNGQRSGDGCSKEREAPKAGYYWAIANFDDAKEVRWRIILT